The proteins below are encoded in one region of Streptomyces spinoverrucosus:
- a CDS encoding NAD-dependent succinate-semialdehyde dehydrogenase produces the protein MTETKTDVIAGVPRQLFINGQWTAAADGRDFGVENPATGTELCRIADGGAADSARAVEAAVAAQATWARTPPRVRGEILRRAHELMVERTDDLALLMTLEMGKPLAEARGEVAYAAEFFRWFSEEAVRIDGGMTTTPDGRNRIMVMRQPVGPCMLITPWNFPLAMGTRKIGPAVAAGCTMVLKPAPQTPLSSLALAALLQEAVLPDGVLNVVTTTRAGEVVEPALRGGSIRKLSFTGSTAVGRLLLSQCSDTVIRTSMELGGNAPFIVFEDADLDAAVDGATTAKMRNMGEACTAANRLYVHRSVADEFAERLASRMAALTVGPGTSEGVQVGPLIDAAAKQKVTALVEDAVAKGAKVVAAGTAPQDAGHFYPPTVLSQVSGDSDMLTTEIFGPVAPVIAFDDEDEVIRLANDTDWGLVGYVYTRDVDRALDVSERLEVGMVGLNTGLVSNPAAPFGGVKQSGLGREGGRVGIEEFLEYKYIATPVRDRPAS, from the coding sequence ATGACCGAAACCAAGACCGACGTCATCGCCGGCGTCCCACGACAGCTGTTCATCAACGGCCAGTGGACAGCTGCGGCCGACGGCCGTGACTTCGGGGTGGAGAACCCCGCCACGGGCACAGAACTGTGCCGGATCGCCGACGGCGGCGCCGCCGACAGCGCCCGCGCCGTCGAGGCGGCGGTGGCCGCGCAGGCCACCTGGGCGCGCACCCCACCGCGCGTACGCGGCGAGATCCTGCGCCGTGCCCACGAGTTGATGGTGGAGCGCACCGACGACCTGGCCCTGCTGATGACCCTGGAGATGGGCAAGCCGCTCGCCGAGGCGCGCGGTGAGGTGGCCTACGCCGCCGAGTTCTTCCGCTGGTTCTCCGAGGAGGCCGTCCGGATCGACGGCGGCATGACGACCACGCCGGACGGCCGCAACCGGATCATGGTGATGCGTCAGCCGGTCGGCCCCTGCATGCTCATCACCCCGTGGAACTTCCCGCTGGCCATGGGCACCCGCAAGATCGGCCCGGCCGTCGCCGCGGGCTGCACCATGGTCCTCAAGCCCGCCCCGCAGACCCCGCTGTCCAGCCTCGCCCTGGCCGCCCTCCTCCAGGAAGCGGTACTGCCCGACGGCGTCCTCAACGTCGTCACCACCACGCGCGCCGGTGAGGTCGTCGAGCCCGCCCTGCGCGGCGGCAGCATCCGCAAGCTGTCGTTCACCGGCTCCACCGCCGTCGGCCGGCTGCTGCTGTCCCAGTGCTCGGACACGGTGATCCGTACGTCGATGGAGCTGGGCGGCAACGCCCCCTTCATCGTCTTCGAGGACGCCGACCTCGACGCGGCCGTCGACGGCGCGACGACGGCGAAGATGCGCAACATGGGCGAGGCATGCACGGCGGCCAACCGTCTGTACGTCCACCGCTCCGTGGCAGACGAGTTCGCCGAGCGCCTGGCCTCACGCATGGCCGCCCTCACCGTCGGCCCCGGCACCAGCGAGGGCGTGCAGGTCGGTCCGCTCATCGACGCCGCCGCCAAGCAGAAGGTCACCGCCCTCGTCGAGGACGCGGTCGCCAAAGGCGCCAAGGTCGTCGCCGCCGGAACGGCGCCCCAGGACGCCGGGCACTTCTACCCGCCGACCGTGCTGTCCCAGGTCAGCGGCGACAGCGACATGCTGACCACGGAGATCTTCGGTCCCGTCGCGCCCGTGATCGCCTTCGACGACGAGGACGAGGTGATCCGCCTCGCCAACGACACCGACTGGGGGCTCGTCGGCTACGTCTACACCCGGGACGTGGACCGTGCCCTGGACGTCAGCGAGCGCCTGGAAGTGGGTATGGTCGGCCTCAACACCGGTCTGGTGTCCAACCCGGCCGCCCCGTTCGGCGGCGTCAAGCAGTCCGGGCTGGGCCGCGAAGGCGGCCGTGTCGGCATCGAGGAGTTCCTCGAGTACAAGTACATCGCCACACCGGTGCGGGACAGACCGGCGTCGTGA
- a CDS encoding DUF6777 domain-containing protein, with protein MARITGIIALVVGVVLALVFIRPGGGPAQASEVILQPTSETGPHPYTPSTANTTSSLPSAAPSTPPGGNNSLRSVTGSEPGLYGGSRNTASCDVEKQIRYLNSDRAKKKAFGSVLGVEESAVPGYLRSLTPVLLRADTRVTNHGYRDGASTSYQAVLQSGTAVLVDGHGQPKVRCACGNPLAGAVAPSGAPEQKGSAWSGYRPQNVVVINRSETKIKEFVIYDQKEQDWVSRPSGDHGDHDKKTTPPEKHWPLPPANEPPHDKPEGTKPDEKKPDSDKPDYKPDSDKPAEKPDSNKPDSNKPADKPDSNKPADKPDSNKPDSDKPAEKPDSNKPDSDKPADKPDSDKPADKPDSDKPAEKPDSNKPDSDKPAEKPDSNKPENKTDEEPDSNKPADKPGVNEPDSNEPNTNPNDNPPNNITPDNESDSNEPNTNPNPNNDTPNNTTPENESDSNEPNTNPNPNPNPNNDTPSNTTPDNEPNNTNPDNNTNNNPPNNTNPNPNDEPNNTNPNDGPDSNPQPNDTNSEPQNNNNDGGGDGGNGGGGNGGGGGGDH; from the coding sequence ATGGCACGGATCACCGGAATCATCGCCCTGGTCGTCGGTGTGGTCCTCGCTCTCGTCTTCATCCGCCCGGGCGGCGGACCGGCCCAGGCCAGCGAGGTCATCCTGCAGCCGACGAGCGAAACCGGGCCGCATCCCTACACCCCGTCGACCGCGAACACGACCTCGTCGTTGCCGTCCGCCGCACCCAGCACACCTCCCGGCGGGAACAACTCCCTGCGCAGCGTGACGGGATCGGAACCCGGCCTCTACGGCGGGAGCCGCAACACCGCCAGCTGCGACGTGGAGAAGCAGATCCGTTATCTGAACTCCGACAGGGCGAAGAAGAAGGCCTTCGGCTCGGTTCTGGGTGTTGAGGAGTCCGCGGTTCCTGGCTATCTGCGGTCGCTGACACCCGTGCTGCTGCGTGCCGACACCCGCGTCACCAACCACGGCTATCGCGACGGCGCCTCCACCAGCTACCAGGCGGTGCTCCAGTCCGGCACGGCCGTCCTCGTCGATGGCCACGGACAGCCGAAGGTGCGCTGCGCCTGTGGCAACCCGCTCGCCGGTGCGGTCGCCCCGTCTGGTGCGCCCGAGCAGAAGGGGAGCGCCTGGTCCGGATACCGGCCGCAGAACGTCGTGGTGATCAACCGCTCGGAGACCAAGATCAAGGAATTCGTCATCTACGACCAGAAGGAGCAGGACTGGGTGAGCCGCCCCTCGGGTGACCACGGCGACCACGACAAGAAGACGACTCCGCCGGAAAAGCACTGGCCACTGCCGCCGGCAAACGAGCCACCGCACGACAAGCCCGAGGGCACCAAGCCGGACGAGAAGAAGCCGGACAGCGACAAGCCGGACTACAAGCCTGACAGCGACAAGCCCGCTGAGAAGCCGGACAGCAACAAGCCCGACAGCAACAAGCCCGCCGACAAGCCCGACAGCAACAAGCCCGCCGACAAGCCGGACAGCAACAAGCCCGACAGCGACAAGCCCGCTGAGAAGCCGGACAGCAACAAGCCCGACAGCGACAAGCCCGCCGACAAGCCCGACAGCGACAAGCCCGCCGACAAGCCCGACAGCGACAAGCCCGCTGAGAAGCCGGACAGCAACAAGCCCGACAGCGACAAGCCCGCTGAGAAGCCGGACAGCAACAAGCCGGAAAACAAGACCGACGAGGAGCCCGACAGCAACAAGCCCGCCGACAAGCCCGGCGTCAACGAGCCGGACAGCAACGAGCCCAACACCAACCCCAACGACAACCCGCCCAACAACATCACCCCCGACAACGAGTCGGACAGCAACGAGCCGAACACCAACCCCAACCCCAACAACGACACGCCTAACAACACCACCCCCGAAAACGAGTCGGACAGCAACGAGCCCAACACCAACCCCAACCCCAACCCCAACCCCAACAACGACACGCCTAGCAACACCACACCCGACAACGAGCCCAACAACACCAACCCTGACAACAACACCAACAACAACCCGCCCAACAACACCAACCCCAACCCCAACGACGAACCCAATAACACCAACCCAAACGACGGGCCAGACTCCAACCCCCAACCCAACGACACCAACTCCGAACCCCAGAACAACAACAACGACGGCGGTGGTGATGGTGGTAATGGCGGTGGTGGTAATGGCGGTGGTGGTGGTGGTGATCACTGA
- a CDS encoding response regulator transcription factor encodes MSLTITTPHAEAPATALAPREQETLRHIAAGRTYLQTARHMGLSKHTVDAYLRRIRAKLGINSTAELTRLAISLGL; translated from the coding sequence ATGAGCCTCACCATCACCACGCCGCACGCCGAAGCCCCCGCGACCGCGCTGGCACCGCGCGAGCAGGAGACACTGCGACACATCGCCGCAGGACGCACTTATCTGCAGACGGCCCGCCACATGGGGCTCTCCAAGCACACCGTCGACGCCTACCTCCGTCGCATCCGCGCCAAGCTGGGCATCAACAGCACGGCGGAACTGACCCGCCTGGCCATCTCCCTGGGCCTGTGA
- a CDS encoding serine/threonine-protein kinase — protein sequence MTANDMSLYTGQPSGPVGKQIAGYRVEQVLGRGGMAVVYRAKDLRLDRTVALKLIAPERARDDTFRRRFTHESRVAAAIDHPHIVPIFEAGETDGVLYIAMRYVSGLDLRALLDRDGPLPVATALRIAAQVASALDAAHEHDLVHRDVKPGNILVAAGTDSDHPEHVYLTDFGLTKKSLSLSGFTTAGEFVGTLDYMAPEQISGRPVDGRCDLYSLACVVYETLAGCPPFERDEDVALLWAHQYDQPPPLTDRRPGLAPAAADVMAKALAKVPEDRYDSCLEFVAALRVATGQHAPAPSSKDPRPRRISANLWPPPEPPAWARPVFRGPPGGP from the coding sequence ATGACAGCCAATGACATGAGCCTCTACACGGGGCAGCCCTCCGGTCCGGTCGGAAAGCAGATCGCGGGCTACCGGGTTGAGCAGGTGCTCGGCCGTGGTGGCATGGCCGTCGTCTACCGTGCGAAGGACCTGCGCCTGGACCGTACGGTCGCGCTCAAGCTGATCGCCCCGGAGCGTGCCCGCGACGACACCTTCCGACGCCGCTTCACCCACGAGTCGCGCGTGGCCGCGGCGATCGACCACCCGCACATCGTGCCGATCTTCGAAGCCGGTGAGACCGACGGCGTCCTGTACATCGCCATGCGTTACGTCTCCGGTCTCGATCTGAGGGCCCTGCTGGACCGGGACGGTCCGCTCCCCGTCGCGACCGCCCTGCGCATCGCCGCCCAGGTGGCGTCCGCACTCGACGCGGCCCATGAGCACGATCTGGTGCACCGCGACGTCAAGCCCGGCAACATCCTGGTCGCCGCGGGCACCGACAGCGATCACCCCGAACACGTCTACCTCACGGACTTCGGACTGACGAAGAAGTCGCTGTCGCTCAGTGGCTTCACCACGGCGGGCGAGTTCGTCGGCACGCTCGACTACATGGCGCCGGAACAGATCTCCGGTCGGCCCGTGGACGGCCGGTGCGATCTCTACAGCCTCGCCTGTGTCGTCTACGAAACCCTCGCCGGCTGCCCGCCCTTCGAGCGTGATGAGGACGTGGCACTGCTGTGGGCGCACCAGTACGACCAGCCGCCTCCCCTCACCGACAGGCGGCCGGGGCTCGCGCCCGCCGCCGCCGACGTCATGGCGAAGGCCCTGGCGAAGGTCCCCGAGGACCGTTACGACTCCTGTCTGGAGTTCGTGGCGGCGCTGCGCGTCGCCACCGGGCAGCACGCCCCTGCGCCGTCCTCGAAGGACCCCCGGCCTCGCCGAATCTCGGCGAACCTCTGGCCGCCACCGGAGCCCCCGGCCTGGGCCCGGCCGGTCTTCCGCGGCCCGCCCGGCGGGCCGTAG
- a CDS encoding aspartate aminotransferase family protein — protein MSETRCSLSPHLRQATPVTVERGEGVHVHGTDGRRYLDFTAGIGVTSTGHCHPRVVAAAQEQVGKLIHGQYTTVLHPPLRQLVERLGDVLPAGLDSLFFANSGSEAVEAALRLARQATGRPNIVVFQGGFHGRTVAAASMTTSGTRFRSGFSPLMSGVAVAPFPTAFRYGWDQETATRFALSELDYLLQTVTAPQETAAFVVEPVLGEGGYVPADPAFLRGLRERADRHGIVLVMDEIQTGFGRTGRFWGHDHADDVRPDIITIAKGLASGFPLSGIAASQDLMSKAHPGSQGGTYGGNAVACAAAVATLDVIRDEKLVENADAMGRRLRAGLEDVARTTPAIADVRGLGLMLASEFVTADGSPDPATAARVQQAAVAEGLLLLLCGPWNNVVRMIPALVIDEAAVDEGLRAWRAAVDAGTAATS, from the coding sequence ATGAGCGAGACGCGTTGCAGCCTTTCCCCGCACCTGCGCCAAGCCACCCCCGTCACCGTCGAGCGCGGTGAAGGCGTCCACGTCCACGGCACCGACGGCCGTCGCTACCTGGACTTCACCGCCGGCATCGGCGTCACCAGCACCGGGCACTGCCACCCGCGCGTCGTCGCCGCCGCGCAGGAGCAGGTCGGCAAGCTCATCCACGGTCAGTACACGACGGTGCTGCACCCACCGCTGCGGCAACTCGTCGAGCGGCTCGGGGACGTGCTGCCAGCCGGTCTGGACAGCCTGTTCTTCGCCAACTCCGGCAGCGAGGCCGTCGAGGCGGCGCTGCGGCTGGCCCGCCAGGCCACCGGGCGCCCGAACATCGTTGTCTTCCAGGGCGGCTTCCACGGCCGTACCGTCGCGGCCGCCTCGATGACCACGTCCGGGACGCGCTTCCGTTCCGGGTTCTCCCCGCTGATGTCGGGCGTCGCCGTCGCCCCGTTCCCCACCGCCTTCCGCTACGGATGGGACCAGGAGACCGCGACGCGCTTCGCGCTGAGCGAGTTGGACTACCTGCTGCAGACCGTCACCGCCCCGCAGGAGACGGCGGCCTTCGTGGTCGAGCCCGTCCTCGGCGAAGGCGGCTACGTCCCGGCCGACCCGGCCTTCCTGCGCGGGCTGCGCGAGCGCGCCGACCGGCACGGCATCGTGCTCGTGATGGACGAGATCCAGACCGGGTTCGGCCGCACCGGCCGTTTCTGGGGCCACGACCACGCCGACGACGTCCGCCCGGACATCATCACCATCGCCAAGGGCCTGGCCAGCGGGTTCCCCCTGTCCGGCATCGCCGCGTCCCAGGACCTGATGAGCAAGGCCCACCCCGGCTCCCAGGGCGGCACCTACGGCGGCAACGCGGTCGCCTGCGCGGCCGCCGTCGCCACGCTCGACGTCATCCGCGACGAGAAACTCGTGGAGAACGCGGACGCCATGGGCCGGCGGCTGCGCGCGGGCCTGGAGGACGTCGCCCGCACCACGCCCGCAATCGCCGACGTGCGCGGCCTGGGCCTGATGCTCGCCAGTGAGTTCGTCACCGCCGACGGTTCCCCCGACCCCGCCACCGCCGCCCGGGTCCAGCAGGCAGCCGTCGCCGAAGGTCTGCTGCTGTTGCTGTGCGGTCCGTGGAACAACGTGGTGCGGATGATCCCGGCCCTGGTCATCGACGAAGCGGCCGTCGACGAGGGACTGCGCGCCTGGCGCGCCGCTGTCGACGCGGGTACGGCCGCCACGTCATGA
- a CDS encoding pentapeptide repeat-containing protein has product MSQKPQAASAQDGRSGLRADCANCFGLCCVALPFTASADFAMDKNAGTPCPNLQEDFRCGIHTRLRDNGFSGCTVFDCFGAGQKVSQLTFAGRDWRGAPDTARQMFDVFGVMRGLHELLWYLTDALAQRAARSMRDQLAKARDEIRRLTEVRPEELAALDVPALRGEVNELLLRAGELVRAQVRGRRADHRGADLMGAKLRGADLRGANLRGAYLIGADLQNADLRWAELIGADFRGADLSGADLTGSVFLTQPQVNAARGDAATKLPAGLERPSHWHPGSSSPKRSKGNAKGKRGAVPRREPTSRRSRGGAF; this is encoded by the coding sequence GTGTCCCAGAAGCCTCAGGCCGCCTCCGCCCAGGACGGCCGCTCCGGCCTGCGGGCCGACTGTGCGAACTGCTTCGGCCTGTGCTGTGTGGCGCTCCCGTTCACCGCGTCGGCGGACTTCGCGATGGACAAGAATGCCGGCACGCCGTGCCCGAACCTCCAGGAGGACTTCCGCTGCGGCATCCACACTCGCCTGCGGGACAACGGCTTCTCCGGCTGCACCGTCTTCGACTGCTTCGGCGCCGGGCAGAAGGTCTCCCAGCTCACCTTCGCCGGTCGCGACTGGCGCGGCGCCCCTGACACCGCCCGGCAGATGTTCGACGTGTTCGGTGTCATGCGCGGGCTCCACGAACTGCTCTGGTACCTGACGGACGCGCTCGCCCAGCGGGCGGCGCGCTCGATGCGCGACCAGCTGGCCAAGGCGCGGGACGAGATCCGGCGCCTCACCGAGGTCCGTCCCGAAGAGCTTGCCGCACTGGATGTCCCGGCGCTGCGCGGCGAGGTCAACGAACTGCTGCTGCGGGCCGGCGAGTTGGTGCGTGCCCAGGTCCGCGGACGCAGGGCCGACCACCGGGGAGCCGACCTCATGGGCGCGAAGCTGCGCGGGGCCGACCTGCGGGGCGCCAACCTGCGCGGGGCCTACCTCATCGGGGCCGACCTCCAGAACGCCGACCTGCGGTGGGCCGAACTGATCGGGGCGGACTTCCGGGGCGCCGATCTGAGCGGCGCCGACCTCACCGGGAGCGTTTTCCTCACCCAGCCGCAGGTGAACGCGGCCAGGGGCGACGCCGCCACCAAGCTGCCCGCAGGGCTTGAGCGGCCCTCGCACTGGCATCCCGGCTCGTCCTCCCCCAAGAGGAGCAAGGGGAACGCCAAGGGCAAGCGCGGCGCGGTACCCCGCCGGGAGCCCACCAGCCGCAGGTCCCGGGGCGGGGCGTTCTGA
- a CDS encoding glycoside hydrolase family 26 protein — translation MRRRTFVTALGTAAAASVVPGVARAAAPLIAPRLTGRDPAASPNARTVYDHLVSLENAARSGNRPMTIVGQHIETQQELYNASYGDTGGTTFSGYYYKKARDITGKLPGFVEIDLGPGYGATGWGTYGDRSYNRPLGLPTGQRQWQYTDDAVDLAFGVWKGLPRAADGTYNPGGTMVRLDGTSATLANGGAAAGIVGMSFHQPYPGSSVKSWSRVLTQVEGGHPGGNASYPVATLTTDQAWFDRVVDWESDTPEYRALLADLGFLAAALSYFAAWDVPVLLRPYHEMNGGWFWWGGKTPASYKKLWRITYDYLVKTKGLHNLIFVWSPNAWQPQGNDVPWDYYPGAGLVDVVAVDDYNPAASDLTHVYYTGLVDYAKPRMLAETFNVPITAGGSNALSRSPWVIWSVWGSGLTKTEINANADVKATYYATNQVYTGGSGTGFGQNFAWGSIHAH, via the coding sequence TTGCGCAGACGTACGTTCGTCACCGCCCTCGGCACCGCAGCCGCCGCGTCGGTCGTGCCGGGAGTGGCGCGGGCCGCCGCGCCGCTCATCGCACCCAGGCTCACGGGCCGCGACCCGGCGGCGTCGCCGAACGCGCGGACGGTGTACGACCACCTGGTGTCACTGGAGAACGCCGCGCGCTCCGGTAACCGCCCGATGACGATCGTCGGGCAGCACATCGAGACCCAGCAGGAGCTGTACAACGCGAGCTACGGGGACACGGGCGGCACGACGTTCTCCGGCTACTACTACAAGAAGGCCCGGGACATCACGGGCAAGCTGCCCGGCTTCGTCGAGATCGACCTCGGGCCCGGGTACGGCGCGACCGGCTGGGGAACGTACGGGGACCGCTCCTACAACCGGCCGCTGGGGCTGCCGACCGGGCAGCGGCAGTGGCAGTACACCGACGACGCCGTCGACCTCGCCTTCGGCGTGTGGAAGGGGCTGCCGCGCGCGGCGGACGGCACCTACAACCCGGGCGGCACCATGGTCCGGCTCGACGGCACCAGCGCCACCCTCGCCAACGGCGGCGCGGCCGCCGGAATCGTGGGCATGAGCTTCCACCAGCCGTACCCCGGCTCCTCGGTGAAGTCCTGGAGCCGGGTCCTCACCCAGGTCGAGGGCGGGCACCCGGGCGGCAACGCGTCCTACCCGGTGGCGACGCTCACCACCGACCAGGCGTGGTTCGACCGCGTGGTCGACTGGGAGTCGGACACCCCCGAGTACCGGGCGCTCCTGGCGGACCTGGGCTTTCTCGCGGCCGCGCTCTCGTACTTCGCCGCGTGGGACGTTCCCGTGCTGCTGCGGCCGTACCACGAGATGAACGGCGGCTGGTTCTGGTGGGGAGGGAAGACCCCGGCCTCCTACAAGAAGCTGTGGCGGATCACGTACGACTACCTGGTGAAGACGAAGGGCCTGCACAACCTGATCTTCGTCTGGTCGCCCAACGCCTGGCAGCCGCAGGGGAACGACGTGCCGTGGGACTACTACCCCGGGGCCGGCCTCGTCGACGTCGTCGCCGTCGACGACTACAACCCGGCCGCCTCGGACCTGACACACGTGTACTACACGGGGCTGGTCGACTACGCGAAGCCGCGGATGCTCGCGGAGACGTTCAACGTGCCGATCACGGCGGGAGGTTCGAACGCGCTGAGCCGCAGCCCTTGGGTGATCTGGAGCGTCTGGGGCTCCGGGCTGACCAAGACGGAGATCAACGCGAACGCGGATGTGAAGGCCACGTACTACGCCACCAACCAGGTGTACACGGGAGGTTCGGGCACCGGGTTCGGGCAGAACTTCGCGTGGGGCTCGATCCACGCCCACTGA
- a CDS encoding DinB family protein, with translation MTVPSRLVPLLEQFDFARERLTDRMTGPVMDSGDGTDTKVGPMTDEEYLWEPVPGCWSVRRRVDGPGPRATLLAGTGDWGRDAASYPHPWPPPFTTIAWRLSHLSEMLTLRADHTAGGHALTRDDYPVRADAAGAIAAFDAGAEAWRKALLSADDAALDTVGYCTYPHGSDSEEPFIDIVWWVNQELLHHGAEVALLRDLYRAQPH, from the coding sequence ATGACGGTACCGTCCCGCCTGGTTCCGCTGCTGGAGCAGTTCGACTTCGCGCGCGAGCGCCTCACCGACCGCATGACAGGGCCGGTCATGGACAGCGGCGACGGGACGGACACCAAGGTCGGCCCCATGACCGACGAGGAATACCTCTGGGAACCGGTACCCGGCTGCTGGTCGGTACGGCGACGCGTGGACGGGCCGGGTCCGCGCGCGACGCTCCTCGCCGGCACCGGCGACTGGGGACGCGACGCCGCCTCCTACCCGCACCCGTGGCCGCCGCCCTTCACCACCATCGCGTGGCGCTTGAGCCACCTCAGCGAGATGCTGACCCTGCGCGCCGACCACACCGCCGGCGGTCACGCGCTGACCCGGGACGACTATCCCGTCCGCGCAGACGCCGCAGGGGCGATCGCGGCCTTCGACGCCGGTGCCGAAGCCTGGCGCAAGGCGCTGCTGAGCGCTGACGACGCCGCACTCGACACCGTGGGGTACTGCACCTACCCGCACGGCAGCGACTCGGAGGAGCCGTTCATCGACATCGTGTGGTGGGTCAACCAGGAACTGCTGCACCACGGGGCCGAGGTCGCCCTGCTCCGCGACCTCTACCGTGCCCAACCGCACTGA
- a CDS encoding aminotransferase class I/II-fold pyridoxal phosphate-dependent enzyme → MQGTSSPAKEAIERCGTSVSGSRLLSGSRRLHVELESEVADLLGCEAAITLANGHATNVTVIGHLVGPGDLVVHDALAHDSILQGCKLSGATRRPFPHNDAAALDALLTQVRHQYRRVLVVIEGVYSMDGDIADLPALVQVKRRHGVLLMIDEAHSIGVIGARGRGIGEYFGVDRSAVDLWSGTLSKALASCGGYVAANRSVVEYLRYTLPGFVYSAGMTPADTAASLTALRMLRAQPQRVVRLSANAALFAGLAREAGVNAGDSHDTPIVPCVVGDSLRTLRLAQALFQQGISVNPILYPAVPEELARLRFFITCDHSPDQIRRAVTALARELRHLGAAPAA, encoded by the coding sequence GTGCAGGGGACTTCGTCACCGGCCAAGGAGGCGATCGAGCGCTGCGGCACATCGGTGTCCGGCAGCCGACTGCTGTCCGGCAGTCGTCGGCTCCACGTGGAACTCGAGAGCGAAGTCGCCGATCTGCTCGGATGCGAAGCGGCGATCACCCTGGCCAATGGGCATGCCACCAACGTCACCGTGATCGGGCACCTCGTCGGGCCGGGCGACCTCGTCGTCCATGACGCCCTCGCCCACGACAGCATCCTGCAGGGCTGCAAGCTCTCCGGCGCGACCCGGCGGCCCTTCCCGCACAACGACGCGGCTGCCCTCGACGCCCTGCTCACTCAGGTCCGCCACCAGTACCGGCGGGTCCTCGTCGTCATCGAGGGCGTGTACAGCATGGACGGCGACATCGCCGACCTGCCCGCCCTCGTCCAGGTCAAGCGCCGGCACGGCGTGCTGCTGATGATCGACGAGGCGCACAGCATCGGAGTGATCGGGGCGAGGGGGCGCGGCATCGGCGAGTACTTCGGCGTCGACCGCTCAGCCGTGGACCTGTGGTCGGGCACGCTGTCCAAGGCGCTGGCGAGCTGCGGTGGCTACGTCGCCGCGAACCGTTCGGTCGTCGAGTACCTCCGCTACACCCTTCCGGGCTTCGTCTACAGCGCCGGCATGACCCCGGCCGACACCGCCGCGTCCCTGACCGCCCTGCGCATGCTGCGTGCGCAGCCGCAGCGGGTGGTGCGACTCTCCGCGAACGCCGCGCTGTTCGCAGGCCTCGCGCGTGAGGCGGGTGTCAACGCGGGTGACAGTCACGACACGCCGATCGTCCCGTGCGTCGTCGGGGACTCGCTGCGGACACTGCGACTCGCGCAGGCCCTGTTCCAGCAGGGCATCAGCGTCAACCCGATCCTCTATCCGGCCGTACCCGAGGAACTCGCCCGGCTGCGCTTCTTCATCACCTGCGACCACTCGCCCGACCAGATCCGCCGTGCCGTGACCGCGCTGGCGCGTGAGCTGCGGCACCTGGGCGCGGCCCCCGCCGCCTGA
- a CDS encoding GntR family transcriptional regulator, translating to MSQQPGLDELTPVKPRTTPEIIADRLREQIVSGAFAPGSRMVEPQLATRLGVSRGPVREALQRLVQEGLLTNIPNRGVFVVELDAADITDIYTARRAIEREAATLLHRGKSQTHLDRLAAVVEEMRSLAGRGDSRLIAEQDLAFHSALVDAAESPRLSKMFTTLLAETRICLAGLMDFYPEQSLLVAEHQHLLALIQGDDERALLDAVDAHLDSAVRDLTRTDEA from the coding sequence GTGTCGCAGCAGCCGGGACTCGACGAGCTCACCCCCGTCAAGCCGCGCACCACCCCCGAGATCATCGCCGACCGGCTGCGCGAGCAGATCGTCTCCGGCGCCTTCGCACCGGGCAGCCGGATGGTCGAGCCGCAGCTCGCGACCCGCCTCGGCGTCAGCCGCGGCCCGGTCCGCGAGGCGTTGCAGCGCCTCGTCCAGGAGGGGCTTCTGACCAACATCCCCAACCGGGGCGTGTTCGTCGTCGAACTCGACGCCGCGGACATCACCGACATCTACACCGCACGGCGCGCGATCGAGCGCGAGGCGGCCACCCTGCTGCACCGCGGCAAGTCCCAGACGCACCTGGACCGGCTCGCCGCCGTGGTCGAGGAGATGAGGTCCCTGGCCGGGCGAGGCGACAGCCGCCTCATCGCCGAACAGGACCTGGCCTTCCACAGCGCGCTCGTCGACGCCGCCGAGAGCCCGCGGCTCAGCAAGATGTTCACCACCCTGCTCGCCGAGACCCGGATCTGTCTGGCCGGCCTGATGGACTTCTACCCGGAACAGAGCCTGCTCGTCGCCGAGCACCAGCACCTGCTGGCCCTGATCCAGGGCGACGACGAGCGGGCCCTGCTGGACGCCGTCGACGCGCACCTGGACTCGGCGGTCCGCGACCTGACGCGCACCGACGAGGCCTGA